The following coding sequences are from one Bradyrhizobium sp. 200 window:
- a CDS encoding CHASE3 domain-containing protein, with protein MWSSIYTVIRTPAVVSAAPLALVVLFGGYLSYRYNMILKDNRDLVVHTHEVISSVEHAFSDIKDAETGQRGFIITGDAKYLEPYERAVYISPESLGKVRRLVADRADQLDRLGDLEVALRDKLNELNATIWARRNKGFDAAREAIAQADGKATMDRIRAIVALMTSTEQGLLADRTGRVARDERNVLLIAVLAAVASMVTRIVVGFMVHRWRADHEVA; from the coding sequence ATGTGGTCGAGCATCTACACAGTCATCAGGACACCGGCAGTTGTTAGTGCCGCTCCGCTCGCGCTTGTCGTCTTGTTTGGCGGGTACTTGTCATATCGCTACAACATGATCCTGAAGGACAATCGCGATCTTGTCGTTCACACCCACGAGGTCATCTCCAGCGTCGAACATGCGTTCAGCGACATTAAGGATGCCGAAACGGGGCAGCGTGGGTTCATCATCACGGGCGACGCCAAGTATCTTGAGCCGTATGAGCGCGCTGTCTACATCAGTCCCGAATCGCTGGGCAAGGTTCGGCGGCTTGTTGCCGACCGAGCGGATCAGCTCGACCGATTGGGCGATCTTGAGGTGGCTTTGCGCGACAAGCTAAACGAGTTGAACGCAACCATATGGGCGCGACGCAACAAGGGTTTCGACGCTGCGCGGGAGGCGATTGCACAAGCCGACGGAAAGGCCACAATGGACCGCATCCGTGCAATCGTCGCACTGATGACCTCGACGGAACAAGGGCTGCTTGCCGATCGGACAGGCAGGGTGGCGCGCGATGAACGCAATGTTCTTCTGATTGCGGTTCTTGCCGCCGTGGCATCGATGGTAACCCGGATTGTCGTCGGGTTCATGGTTCATCGCTGGAGAGCGGACCATGAAGTGGCTTGA
- a CDS encoding MFS transporter, with protein MKSRFALDWVNFLLANVKDGLGPFLAVYLLASQHWDAGKIGIVMMIAGVATVVARAPLGAFVDWTHWKRGLIVVASATVAIGALAISLFPALIPVTVAQIAIGIADAAFPPAIAAISLGLVGPKAFTRCVGRNEAFTHAGTASTAVAAGVAGWLITPSAVLWFIAALALASIWATLRIDSRAIDHALARGAESGHEEQHSDWRSLLRSKPLLAFTAAISLFHFANAAMLPLLGEKLALGNQETATLFMAACITTAQIAMVPMAILVGRKADAWGRRPIFLAGFVVLPLRGVLYTLTQNPYALVSIQILDGIGAGIFGALFYIVIADLTKGTGRYNLAQGATAAAWGLGAALSNSVAGVIVDLAGYNAAFLFLAAVALAAVILFWIAVPETGERGKSIETEVDEPRTPVQPMLVGLRVPAE; from the coding sequence ATGAAAAGCCGATTTGCGCTCGATTGGGTCAACTTCCTGCTCGCAAACGTCAAGGATGGACTCGGTCCTTTCCTCGCCGTTTACCTGCTGGCCAGCCAGCATTGGGACGCCGGCAAGATTGGCATTGTCATGATGATCGCCGGTGTCGCAACTGTCGTCGCTCGCGCCCCACTGGGCGCGTTCGTCGACTGGACCCATTGGAAGCGCGGACTGATCGTCGTTGCGTCCGCGACCGTCGCAATCGGCGCACTGGCGATATCGCTATTTCCAGCTCTCATACCGGTTACCGTCGCCCAAATTGCGATCGGGATCGCAGATGCCGCCTTCCCGCCAGCAATCGCTGCGATCTCGCTGGGCCTCGTGGGCCCAAAGGCATTCACGCGTTGCGTTGGCCGGAATGAAGCGTTCACCCACGCGGGCACGGCATCGACGGCGGTCGCGGCAGGGGTGGCCGGGTGGCTGATTACGCCCAGCGCCGTCCTGTGGTTCATCGCCGCGCTCGCGCTTGCGAGCATCTGGGCCACGCTGCGGATCGATTCACGGGCAATCGATCACGCGCTCGCGCGCGGCGCGGAGAGTGGACATGAAGAGCAACACAGTGACTGGCGCAGCCTCCTGCGATCCAAGCCGCTTCTGGCGTTCACCGCCGCGATCTCGCTCTTCCATTTCGCCAACGCCGCCATGCTGCCGCTACTTGGCGAAAAGCTCGCACTCGGCAACCAGGAGACCGCGACGCTGTTCATGGCTGCCTGCATCACTACAGCCCAGATCGCGATGGTTCCGATGGCTATCCTGGTTGGCCGCAAGGCCGATGCCTGGGGCCGGAGGCCGATCTTCCTTGCCGGCTTCGTCGTGCTGCCCTTGCGTGGTGTCCTGTACACACTAACGCAGAACCCGTACGCCCTCGTGTCGATCCAGATTCTAGACGGCATCGGCGCCGGCATCTTCGGCGCGCTATTCTACATCGTCATCGCCGATCTGACGAAGGGTACCGGTCGTTACAATCTCGCCCAAGGGGCGACCGCCGCGGCTTGGGGACTCGGAGCCGCGCTAAGCAACTCAGTCGCCGGCGTCATCGTCGATTTGGCTGGATACAATGCGGCATTCCTGTTTCTTGCCGCGGTCGCGCTTGCCGCCGTCATCCTCTTTTGGATTGCTGTTCCTGAGACCGGCGAGCGAGGCAAGTCTATTGAAACTGAAGTCGATGAGCCGCGTACGCCTGTCCAACCGATGCTGGTCGGGCTGCGCGTCCCAGCGGAGTGA
- a CDS encoding HAMP domain-containing sensor histidine kinase — protein sequence MRSAAAYNTKASVTRLNRFRRGISHFVGRAVPRSIIGWFVVCWSSFLLASVVVGALLLSLYDQSTTEQLRRASAAVAHGCGAIAARYHFFTTGVARAPADLHDPDFTRGLTGVVQIALHDLYGVEGGIWQRDEGALAYAFPTYEGTGQKTDLPEAERPSIREAAEAAALDGAPYDRRREGRAQTLLLHACPLPGPIAGLSAWTMARVPTTGGQAYIQAMAGLGLLLFVVLGSAAWLGRLLLGWSRRLRRLESALATSNDELPKLELTGQQDLDRIVEAINLAGTRLADARRTSEALVRQMAEANRLATLGRVVAGIAHEIRNPIAAMRLKAENAVAAGPDLTRKDNALRVIVEQIGRLETLLRNLLSSVQRAPLVAVPIKDIAAFLTERVELFREQAASQEVELEARGGDAEARFDPARIAQAIDNLILNAIQNTPRGGRVTLSSERKGDRLVLSVADTGQGVPEAVRAHLFEPFVTGRSEGTGLGLAVVREIAEAHGGAVRAVHRNDGTTFVLELPWRPS from the coding sequence ATGCGATCAGCCGCTGCCTATAACACAAAGGCGTCGGTCACGCGCCTAAACAGGTTTCGTCGCGGAATCTCGCACTTTGTGGGCAGAGCCGTACCGCGATCGATCATCGGCTGGTTCGTCGTCTGCTGGAGCAGCTTTCTGCTGGCTTCTGTCGTCGTGGGCGCGCTCCTGTTGTCACTCTACGACCAATCGACCACCGAACAACTGCGGCGGGCATCAGCGGCTGTTGCTCATGGCTGCGGCGCGATCGCCGCGCGCTACCACTTCTTCACCACCGGTGTGGCGCGTGCGCCGGCTGATCTTCACGACCCTGACTTCACACGTGGGTTGACCGGGGTGGTTCAGATCGCGCTGCACGACCTCTATGGCGTAGAGGGTGGTATCTGGCAAAGGGACGAAGGCGCGCTTGCCTACGCGTTCCCGACTTATGAGGGGACCGGACAGAAGACCGACCTGCCCGAGGCTGAACGGCCGAGCATACGCGAGGCAGCCGAGGCCGCGGCGCTCGACGGCGCGCCCTACGACCGACGTCGGGAAGGACGCGCACAGACCTTGCTGCTCCACGCCTGCCCTCTGCCGGGACCGATTGCGGGCCTGTCTGCCTGGACCATGGCCCGCGTCCCAACGACGGGCGGACAGGCCTACATCCAGGCTATGGCTGGGCTTGGCCTTCTGCTTTTTGTCGTGCTGGGGTCCGCCGCCTGGCTTGGACGCTTGCTCCTTGGCTGGTCGCGACGGCTGCGGCGGCTAGAATCGGCACTCGCCACCAGCAACGATGAGTTGCCCAAACTCGAACTCACTGGGCAGCAGGATCTCGATCGGATTGTCGAGGCCATCAACCTCGCCGGTACCCGGCTGGCCGATGCCCGTCGCACCTCCGAGGCATTGGTGCGTCAAATGGCCGAGGCCAACCGTCTCGCGACACTAGGGCGCGTCGTGGCCGGCATCGCACACGAGATCCGCAATCCGATCGCGGCAATGCGCCTCAAAGCCGAGAACGCTGTCGCCGCCGGACCTGATCTCACGCGCAAGGACAACGCGCTCCGGGTCATCGTCGAGCAGATTGGCCGCCTAGAAACCCTCTTGCGCAATCTCTTGAGCTCGGTACAGCGTGCGCCGCTGGTCGCTGTGCCGATCAAGGACATCGCTGCCTTCCTTACAGAACGTGTCGAGCTGTTCCGCGAGCAAGCGGCCTCGCAAGAGGTCGAACTCGAGGCGCGAGGCGGCGACGCAGAGGCGCGCTTTGACCCCGCACGGATCGCGCAAGCGATCGACAATCTGATCCTGAACGCCATCCAGAACACGCCGAGGGGCGGTCGCGTGACGCTCTCTTCGGAAAGGAAGGGAGATCGCTTGGTTCTGTCTGTTGCTGACACGGGCCAAGGAGTCCCTGAAGCGGTACGAGCTCACCTTTTTGAGCCGTTCGTGACTGGACGCTCCGAGGGTACCGGTCTCGGCCTCGCCGTTGTACGGGAGATCGCCGAGGCGCATGGTGGGGCTGTGCGCGCCGTTCACAGAAATGATGGGACCACATTTGTATTGGAGCTGCCATGGCGACCATCCTGA
- a CDS encoding sigma-54 dependent transcriptional regulator produces MATILIVDDDAALREGLAETLNDLGHRAIEAPSGRVALDIVDRESIDAVLLDLRMPGMDGLEILRRMRADSAKAPPVAILTAYASAANTIEAMRLGAFDHLTKPIARADLDFLMSRMLRARTASDPTLATRALLQDEDLVGSSDVMRAVQKTIGLVADSDATVLITGETGTGKELVARAIHRHGRRSSGPFVAVNCAAIPADLLESELFGHVRGAFTGALAERSGAFRDADKGTLFLDEIGDMDLTMQAKILRALQERVITPVGGRSVRVDVRVLAATHGDLAAAAQEGKFREDLFYRLNVVPIHLAPLRERPSDILQLVEYFLIQATDPPKRLSAEADSRLLVHSWPGNVRELKNAIERVAILCRSDTITASDFDFLSTAARAHGPAAAPDWADGDLASAVGRLEEFMIARALREAGGNRTEAARRLGIHRQLLYAKVQKYGITVDEPSADRTGDVVKPDDARRPPPENVK; encoded by the coding sequence ATGGCGACCATCCTGATCGTCGATGACGATGCAGCGCTGCGGGAAGGCCTTGCTGAAACCCTGAATGATCTCGGCCACCGTGCGATCGAGGCACCAAGCGGACGGGTCGCGCTCGATATCGTCGACCGTGAGTCGATCGATGCTGTCCTGCTCGATCTTCGCATGCCGGGAATGGACGGGTTGGAAATTCTTCGACGAATGCGCGCCGACTCCGCCAAGGCGCCGCCTGTCGCTATCCTCACGGCCTACGCAAGCGCTGCGAACACCATTGAGGCGATGCGGCTGGGCGCGTTCGACCATTTGACGAAGCCGATCGCTCGCGCCGATCTCGATTTCCTGATGTCGCGGATGCTGCGTGCGCGGACAGCTTCCGATCCGACGCTTGCGACCCGCGCGTTGCTGCAAGATGAGGACCTGGTCGGCTCAAGCGACGTGATGCGCGCGGTTCAGAAGACGATCGGTCTCGTCGCCGACAGCGATGCAACTGTTTTGATCACCGGCGAGACCGGAACCGGGAAGGAGCTGGTGGCTCGCGCCATTCACCGGCACGGACGGCGCAGTAGCGGGCCGTTCGTCGCTGTGAACTGCGCCGCCATTCCCGCGGACCTGCTTGAGAGCGAGCTGTTCGGCCACGTGCGCGGCGCGTTCACCGGCGCTCTCGCCGAGCGCAGTGGCGCTTTCCGCGACGCCGACAAGGGCACGCTGTTCTTGGATGAAATCGGCGATATGGATCTCACGATGCAGGCGAAGATCCTGCGTGCGCTGCAGGAGCGAGTGATCACACCAGTTGGCGGCCGTTCGGTTCGCGTCGATGTGCGCGTGCTGGCAGCAACCCATGGTGACCTCGCGGCCGCCGCGCAGGAGGGAAAGTTTCGCGAGGACCTGTTCTATCGGCTCAACGTGGTGCCGATTCACTTGGCACCACTGCGTGAACGCCCCTCCGACATTCTACAGCTCGTCGAATATTTCCTGATTCAAGCAACGGACCCGCCTAAGCGTCTGAGCGCCGAAGCTGACTCGCGCCTGTTGGTGCATTCCTGGCCTGGCAACGTTCGTGAACTCAAGAACGCGATTGAACGCGTCGCGATTCTTTGCCGAAGCGACACCATTACGGCGTCGGATTTCGACTTCCTGTCGACGGCCGCGCGCGCGCATGGGCCGGCCGCCGCTCCGGACTGGGCGGATGGCGACCTTGCCTCGGCGGTCGGCCGCCTGGAAGAGTTCATGATTGCGCGGGCGTTGCGCGAAGCGGGCGGCAACAGGACAGAGGCGGCCCGGCGCCTGGGGATCCATCGCCAGTTGCTCTACGCGAAGGTGCAGAAGTACGGGATCACCGTCGATGAACCGTCCGCCGATCGGACGGGCGATGTCGTGAAGCCGGACGATGCGCGTCGGCCTCCTCCCGAAAACGTCAAATAG